From a single Brassica oleracea var. oleracea cultivar TO1000 chromosome C5, BOL, whole genome shotgun sequence genomic region:
- the LOC106293819 gene encoding desiccation-related protein PCC13-62-like: MRIIEERRSLLVPIVMVLFFFNTCHLQVMSCPMQTTNCTDQDRKLLEFPLNLEYLEAEFFLFGALGFGLDTVAPNLTMGGPSPIGAQIANLDRLTRDIVLQFAWQEVGHLRAIKKTVKGFARPLLDLSKKSFAKVMDDAFGRKFVPPFDPYANSYNYLIASYLVPYVGLTGYVGANPKLHCPASRKLVAGLLGVESGQDAVIRTMLYARAKHIVHPYGVSVAAFTDRISDLRNKLGKRGVKDEGLVVHKAMGAEENVAGNVLVGDKMSLAFDRTPEEILRIVYGSGNESIPGGFYPKGADGEIAKSYLD, from the exons ATGAGAATCATTGAAGAGAGAAGAAGCTTATTGGTTCCAATAGTGATGGTGTTGTTCTTCTTCAACACTTGCCATCTTCAGGTTATGAGTTGCCCCATGCAAACGACGAACTGTACAGATCAAGACAGAAAATTATTAGAGTTTCCGTTGAATTTGGAGTATCTTGAAGCTGAGTTTTTCTTGTTCGGAGCATTAGGGTTTGGTCTAGATACAGTCGCACCAAATTTAACGATGGGAGGGCCAAGTCCTATTGGAGCTCAGATAGCTAATCTCGATCGTTTGACAAGAGATATTGTTTTGCAATTTGCTTGGCAAGAGGTTGGCCACTTGAG GGCCATCAAGAAAACGGTGAAAGGATTTGCAAGGCCGCTTCTGGATTTAAGTAAAAAATCATTTGCGAAAGTTATGGATGATGCATTCGGACGAAAATTTGTGCCACCATTTGATCCTTATGCCAATTCTTACAATTACCTCATTGCTTCATATTTGGTCCCTTATGTTGGTCTCACCGGCTACGTTGGCGCAAACCCGAAACTGCATTGTCCCGCGTCAAGGAAG TTAGTAGCCGGACTTTTGGGAGTAGAATCAGGCCAGGACGCGGTGATAAGAACAATGTTATATGCAAGGGCTAAACACATAGTCCATCCTTATGGTGTCTCGGTTGCAGCTTTCACGGATAGGATATCTGATCTAAGGAACAAATTGGGAAAAAGGGGTGTGAAAGACGAGGGGTTGGTTGTGCATAAAGCCATGGGTGCTGAGGAAAATGTGGCTGGGAATGTATTAGTTGGGGATAAGATGTCGCTTGCGTTTGATCGCACTCCGGAGGAAATTCTACGGATTGTGTATGGAAGTGGAAATGAGAGTATCCCCGGTGGATTTTACCCTAAAGGAGCTGATGGAGAAATTGCTAAATCTTATTTAGATTAA